A region from the Methylovorus glucosotrophus genome encodes:
- a CDS encoding diguanylate cyclase domain-containing protein: protein MEFLPKKNQARFRAVSIAISAFFLLDLALLGTTFLLSDQVKENAIVINLAGRQRMLSQRMVKCLLQLERAPSDETVKQASLQELELTYHLFDTTLRSFTDGGTTTGTEGLPQKVSKVTQPKARLLLTQAETLWSPYRSAIENLLADQTMDNAKLNTAVSLALQQNQELLRLMNQLTGSLEANAVNKTKEVHFLQTLMLSMALLSFLLVMLLMKSELKRANKQRETLDKIIDTINAGILILDEHDKVHAANQPAAQLFGYDDKQAMLGLRKAHLLFEWDKQLLGRRQDSATFYAAMQESDFPLEESPLKVVTISDISQQRSVEASLNKLAYYDALTGLPNRLLFEDRLHQGMFACKRQGSKLAVLFVDLDKFKEVNDSFGHHIGDLLLKEIARRLRSQLREEDTVSRLGGDEFVILLNSISCVEDSERVVRNLLAALRAPFTTESVTLYQEASIGICIYPDHAQDEATIVNKADQAMYIAKRDSQRHYAFFSEIDAADA, encoded by the coding sequence ATGGAATTTCTCCCTAAAAAAAACCAGGCGCGGTTTCGCGCCGTCAGCATTGCCATTTCAGCCTTTTTCCTGCTGGACCTGGCCTTGCTCGGCACTACCTTCCTGCTGTCAGACCAGGTCAAGGAAAACGCCATTGTCATCAACCTTGCCGGGCGCCAGCGCATGCTATCGCAGCGCATGGTCAAATGCCTGTTGCAACTGGAACGTGCGCCTTCGGATGAAACCGTCAAACAGGCCAGCCTGCAGGAGCTGGAACTCACCTACCATTTGTTTGATACCACACTGCGCAGCTTTACCGACGGCGGCACGACCACAGGAACCGAAGGCCTGCCGCAAAAAGTAAGCAAGGTAACCCAGCCCAAGGCACGTCTGTTGCTGACGCAGGCGGAGACCCTGTGGTCACCCTACAGGTCGGCGATAGAAAATCTGCTGGCTGACCAGACCATGGATAACGCCAAGCTCAATACTGCCGTTAGCCTGGCCCTGCAACAAAATCAGGAATTGCTCCGATTGATGAATCAATTGACAGGCAGCCTGGAAGCCAATGCCGTCAACAAAACCAAGGAAGTGCACTTCCTGCAGACGCTCATGCTCAGCATGGCGCTACTCAGCTTTTTATTGGTAATGCTATTGATGAAGAGTGAACTGAAGCGTGCCAACAAGCAGCGGGAAACCCTGGACAAGATTATCGACACCATCAATGCCGGCATCCTGATTCTGGATGAGCATGACAAGGTGCATGCTGCCAACCAGCCCGCAGCGCAGCTTTTTGGCTATGACGACAAGCAAGCCATGCTGGGCCTGCGCAAGGCGCACCTGCTGTTCGAGTGGGATAAGCAGCTACTGGGCAGGCGGCAGGATAGCGCCACCTTTTATGCGGCCATGCAGGAGTCCGACTTTCCTCTTGAAGAAAGCCCGCTGAAGGTCGTGACCATCTCGGATATCAGCCAGCAACGCTCGGTGGAAGCATCTCTCAACAAGCTGGCTTACTATGACGCGCTCACGGGCTTGCCCAACCGCCTGCTGTTTGAAGACCGCTTGCATCAAGGCATGTTTGCCTGCAAGCGCCAGGGCAGCAAACTGGCGGTGCTGTTTGTGGATCTCGACAAGTTCAAAGAGGTTAATGACAGCTTTGGCCATCACATTGGCGATCTGCTGCTGAAGGAGATTGCCAGACGCCTGCGCAGTCAGCTGCGGGAGGAAGATACCGTATCGCGACTTGGCGGGGACGAATTTGTGATTCTGCTGAACTCCATCAGCTGCGTTGAAGACAGCGAGAGGGTCGTGCGCAACCTGCTGGCGGCGTTACGAGCCCCATTTACCACCGAATCCGTGACCCTCTATCAGGAAGCCAGCATCGGTATCTGCATTTATCCCGACCATGCGCAGGATGAAGCCACCATTGTTAACAAGGCTGACCAGGCGATGTATATCGCCAAGCGCGACAGTCAGCGGCACTATGCTTTCTTTTCAGAAATCGACGCCGCTGACGCCTGA
- a CDS encoding efflux RND transporter permease subunit, producing the protein MMSALVRFSIRFHGVIIGLASLMVIYGLYSLSRSNLDVFPEFSPTQLVIQTESPGMSAKLVEYLVTQPLENTIAGTVGVDKIRSQSIPGLSVVTVLFKPGTDVYRNRQVVAERLSTLTSQLPHGVVPNITPLTSSASTVLGIGVTSDKRTLTELRTLVDWTIRPHLMAVPGVADVNVFGGKVRQLQIQVDPQQLIRYNIGLQQVMEAASKATGVRGAGYIENKNQRIIINSEGQSYTPEQLAQVTLLHREGQTIRLGDIGKVVEGEAPSISAAQINGQTGIYLSVQGQLGANTYAVSRALEKAIAQLEPSMNHEQVTLHPALFRPANFIETAIHGVQSDILIGSLLVITVLFLFLFNARTAFISATAIPLSLLTAVVVLQFFDIGLNIMVLGGLAIALGEVVDDAIIDTENIFRRLRENRLLAQPRAIHRVVFQASMEVRSSVVYATFIVALVFMPLLTLSGVAGKLFAPLGLAYISAILASLAVALTLTPALCYMLLGKARLETEDSPMIRFIKRHYVRLLYRIEAHFKLVLLITLSAIALGLGILPLFKSQFIPNLHEGHYIMHMTAVPGTSEQESLRIGKKVAETISSIKGVRSVAQWVGRAPNAADTFGTHYSEFEIEIGTVSGEEQNRILEDIREKISGYDDDGPTPPGFVGVNFAINTFLTERIEETISGYAAAQVINVYGRDLDALDRDAQAIATVVSQISGATDVLVQAPPSTPQLSIRLRPQSMLQWGLSPTDVLDTIRLAYESLPISQVYQANRVVGVSIVLEPESRQRIQQIGNLPLINNEGRLLYLRDIADITQENGRSKILHADAKRIQTVTANVTGRDIESFSEEVKTRIRDEVELSPGNYLAFSGEAEAQAQSREDLMVHSLLAVVGIFLMLYIAFGQLRNLLLTFANLPFALIGGVIAVILTGGWISLGSLVGFVTLFGITLRNAIMLVSHYQHLVDKENMVWGLETAIRGASERLPSILMTALVTALGLLPLAAGSGQPGREIEGPMATIIVGGLVTSTLLNLLILPTIMLHFGRFKKTSMA; encoded by the coding sequence ATGATGTCCGCGCTCGTCCGTTTCTCCATCCGCTTTCATGGCGTCATCATAGGCCTTGCCAGCCTGATGGTGATCTATGGCCTGTATAGCCTGTCGCGCAGCAATCTGGATGTATTCCCCGAGTTTTCGCCCACTCAACTGGTGATTCAGACCGAGTCGCCAGGCATGTCGGCCAAACTGGTGGAGTACCTGGTCACCCAGCCACTGGAAAACACCATCGCCGGGACAGTAGGCGTTGACAAGATACGCTCGCAATCCATCCCCGGCCTGTCAGTGGTGACGGTGCTGTTCAAACCCGGCACGGATGTCTATCGCAATCGCCAGGTAGTCGCCGAGCGTCTGAGCACGCTGACCAGCCAGCTGCCGCATGGCGTCGTGCCTAACATCACCCCGCTCACCTCTTCGGCCAGCACGGTGCTCGGCATAGGCGTGACCTCAGACAAACGCACATTGACCGAACTGCGCACCCTGGTGGACTGGACCATTCGTCCGCATCTGATGGCGGTGCCTGGCGTGGCCGATGTGAATGTGTTCGGTGGCAAAGTGCGGCAATTGCAGATCCAGGTGGATCCGCAACAGCTCATCCGCTACAACATCGGCCTGCAGCAAGTGATGGAAGCCGCGAGCAAAGCCACCGGCGTGCGCGGTGCTGGCTACATCGAAAACAAAAACCAGCGCATCATCATCAATAGCGAGGGGCAATCTTACACGCCAGAACAGCTGGCTCAGGTCACCCTGCTGCATCGCGAAGGCCAGACCATACGCCTGGGTGACATCGGCAAGGTGGTGGAGGGAGAGGCACCTTCCATCAGCGCGGCGCAGATCAATGGGCAGACCGGCATTTACCTCTCCGTACAAGGCCAACTGGGTGCCAACACTTATGCGGTCAGCCGTGCGCTGGAAAAAGCCATCGCCCAGCTCGAACCCAGCATGAACCATGAGCAGGTCACGCTGCATCCCGCCCTGTTCCGACCAGCCAACTTTATTGAAACGGCCATCCACGGGGTGCAGAGCGATATCCTGATTGGCTCGCTGCTGGTCATTACAGTGCTGTTCCTGTTTCTGTTCAATGCGCGCACCGCCTTTATTTCGGCTACCGCCATCCCGCTTTCACTGCTGACGGCCGTGGTCGTACTGCAGTTTTTTGATATCGGGCTCAACATCATGGTCCTGGGTGGGCTGGCCATTGCGCTGGGCGAAGTCGTCGACGATGCCATTATCGACACGGAAAACATTTTCCGCCGCCTGCGCGAAAACCGTCTGCTGGCGCAACCTCGTGCCATCCATCGCGTGGTATTCCAGGCATCCATGGAAGTCCGCAGCTCGGTGGTGTATGCCACGTTTATCGTCGCCCTGGTGTTCATGCCGCTACTCACGCTCAGCGGCGTGGCAGGCAAGCTGTTTGCTCCGCTAGGCCTGGCTTACATCAGCGCCATCCTGGCCTCGCTGGCCGTTGCCCTGACACTGACCCCCGCCCTCTGCTACATGCTGCTGGGCAAGGCCAGGCTGGAAACAGAAGACTCGCCGATGATCCGCTTTATCAAGCGACATTATGTGCGCTTGCTGTATCGCATCGAGGCGCATTTCAAACTGGTCTTGCTCATCACGCTCAGTGCCATTGCGCTGGGCCTGGGTATATTGCCCTTGTTCAAGAGTCAGTTCATTCCCAATCTGCATGAAGGCCACTACATCATGCACATGACGGCTGTGCCCGGCACCTCCGAGCAGGAGTCCTTGCGCATAGGAAAAAAAGTCGCTGAGACCATCAGCAGCATCAAAGGCGTGCGCTCAGTGGCGCAGTGGGTGGGGCGTGCGCCAAATGCGGCAGACACCTTTGGCACACACTACAGTGAGTTCGAAATTGAGATCGGCACCGTCTCCGGAGAAGAGCAAAACCGCATTCTGGAAGATATACGCGAAAAGATTTCCGGATATGACGACGATGGCCCGACCCCTCCGGGTTTTGTGGGGGTGAACTTTGCCATCAATACCTTTCTGACCGAGCGCATTGAAGAAACTATCTCAGGCTACGCAGCCGCTCAGGTAATCAACGTGTATGGACGTGATCTTGATGCTCTGGACCGCGATGCCCAGGCCATTGCCACCGTGGTATCGCAGATATCCGGCGCAACCGATGTGCTGGTGCAGGCGCCGCCAAGCACTCCACAGCTCAGCATCCGCTTGCGGCCACAGAGCATGCTGCAATGGGGACTATCGCCTACAGATGTGCTGGACACCATCCGTCTTGCCTATGAGAGCCTGCCCATCTCGCAGGTGTATCAGGCAAACCGCGTGGTCGGGGTCAGTATTGTGCTCGAGCCTGAAAGCCGTCAGCGCATCCAGCAAATCGGCAACCTGCCGCTGATCAATAACGAGGGTCGCCTGCTGTATCTGCGCGATATCGCCGATATTACTCAGGAAAACGGGCGCTCCAAAATATTGCACGCCGATGCCAAGCGCATCCAGACCGTGACTGCCAATGTGACGGGACGCGACATTGAAAGCTTCAGCGAAGAAGTCAAAACCCGCATACGGGATGAAGTCGAACTATCGCCCGGTAACTACCTCGCGTTTTCTGGCGAGGCGGAAGCCCAGGCACAGTCCCGTGAAGATTTGATGGTGCACTCCTTGCTGGCAGTCGTCGGTATTTTCCTGATGCTCTACATTGCCTTTGGCCAGCTGCGCAATCTGCTGCTGACCTTTGCCAACCTGCCGTTTGCCCTGATTGGGGGCGTGATTGCCGTGATACTCACTGGCGGCTGGATCTCGCTAGGCTCACTGGTTGGGTTTGTTACCCTGTTCGGCATTACCTTGCGCAATGCCATTATGCTGGTCTCGCACTACCAGCATCTGGTCGACAAAGAGAACATGGTATGGGGCCTGGAAACCGCCATTCGCGGAGCATCCGAACGCTTGCCATCCATCCTGATGACCGCACTGGTGACCGCATTGGGGCTATTGCCGCTGGCAGCCGGTAGCGGCCAGCCCGGACGCGAAATCGAGGGCCCGATGGCGACTATTATTGTGGGTGGCCTGGTCACCTCCACCCTGCTCAACCTGCTGATCTTGCCCACCATCATGCTGCATTTTGGCCGCTTCAAAAAAACCAGCATGGCATAG